TCCATGGTGACTGTCATGGTCTGGTTCCAAAGAATTCCTCACAGTTTTCCATTACCACTCACATCCACCGACATACAGCGACACTGTTTGACACGCTGCACCTTGCGATGGCGGAAGGCTGGTTGCAGCCCTGGACAGTCCAGCTGCACAGTGAGCTGGGTGATGCGGTGCGGCCTGCAGAAGGAACAGGACTGGAAGGGCTCTTGGGCCTTGTTGTGGTTCTTCCGGCCGGACCCCAGGCCTCGAATTGAGCTAGGGCTCATGTGGCGGGGGATGTAGAAGGAGTTACACTGGCCATAGCAGAAGCGGTTGACCACCGTGCGACTCCGACAGCCCTCCTCGCTCACTGTCTGGCGGAGGGGTTGTGTCTTGCACCAGTCACGTCGGAGGTACCGGCGCTCCGTGACCACCAGGGCCTCCCGACTTGACGAAAGGACTTCGGGTTTCCGCGGCAACAGGCGCTGACGCTCCGACAGGTTGCCTTTGGTCTTGAAAAGTGAGGGGATGGAGCCCTGGGGGCGGGGCTTCCTGGAGTCTGTGGCAACGCAGAGCACCCCAGCCAGTAGGACCGGGAGAGTGATTCTCCAAAACATTCTGGGGAAAATTAGACAGAAAGGTTAGTTTCAGTG
Above is a genomic segment from Oncorhynchus masou masou isolate Uvic2021 chromosome 23, UVic_Omas_1.1, whole genome shotgun sequence containing:
- the LOC135511084 gene encoding gremlin-2-like; translation: MFWRITLPVLLAGVLCVATDSRKPRPQGSIPSLFKTKGNLSERQRLLPRKPEVLSSSREALVVTERRYLRRDWCKTQPLRQTVSEEGCRSRTVVNRFCYGQCNSFYIPRHMSPSSIRGLGSGRKNHNKAQEPFQSCSFCRPHRITQLTVQLDCPGLQPAFRHRKVQRVKQCRCMSVDVSGNGKL